A single genomic interval of Spirosoma taeanense harbors:
- a CDS encoding histidine phosphatase family protein, producing the protein MQQKTIYLIRHGETDFNRRGVVQGSGVDSDLNTMGRAQAMAFFQAYQHVGFDKIYISGLKRTFQTVEPFIDLGIPFEKLTGLNEISWGVMEGKVPGNIDNEYYRNLIEAWASGNTAVPTDGGESPDQVAARQKTAIDVILSHPGETTVLVAMHGRAMRILLCWLTKQPLSAMDNFEHSNLCLYKLCYDYDSQTFTIELANDTAHLLTLAMA; encoded by the coding sequence TTGCAGCAAAAAACCATATACTTAATCCGTCACGGCGAAACCGACTTTAATCGTCGGGGAGTCGTGCAGGGCAGTGGTGTTGACTCTGATCTGAACACCATGGGCCGGGCGCAGGCCATGGCGTTTTTTCAGGCGTATCAGCATGTTGGGTTCGACAAAATCTATATCTCGGGCCTGAAGCGCACCTTCCAGACAGTCGAGCCATTTATTGACCTTGGCATCCCGTTCGAGAAACTTACGGGACTGAATGAGATCAGCTGGGGCGTTATGGAAGGGAAGGTGCCCGGTAATATTGATAACGAATATTACCGCAACCTGATTGAGGCCTGGGCGTCGGGCAATACAGCCGTGCCGACCGATGGGGGCGAAAGTCCCGATCAGGTGGCAGCCCGCCAGAAAACGGCTATCGACGTAATCCTGTCCCATCCCGGCGAAACGACTGTGCTGGTTGCCATGCACGGGCGCGCTATGCGGATTCTGCTTTGCTGGCTAACGAAGCAGCCCCTCTCGGCGATGGATAATTTTGAGCACAGCAATCTCTGCCTGTACAAGCTCTGCTACGACTACGATTCGCAAACATTTACGATTGAACTGGCCAATGATACGGCTCATCTGCTAACCCTGGCGATGGCCTGA
- a CDS encoding sensor histidine kinase — MEKQKIYWFCQLFGWTLLIAVEYMAYVLEDGFVADALYLAIANIFLGITLTHLYRLMIRRWNWVRLPFVRLAPRVLLSIFVLALIMTMVNLPFDRLIVPQHLIDEPWPVIGYLLSWGKTMLTWVLSYTVYHYLEQSRNAEIEKILLKTSIRETEAKVLRSQLNPHFVFNALNSIRALVYENPEKAQKGITQLSNLLRNSLLADRRKTVELREEIKTVEDYLALEKVRYEDRLSCNFELDARTLFWQVPPMMLQTLVENAIKHGVSKAVGGGFIEVKSTIVADKLHIIIRNTGVLGDKEASGGFGLANTAQRLELLYGPDATFQIFQEDDNIVCADITIPAQSEGLFRRSEKAKTS; from the coding sequence ATTGAAAAACAGAAAATATACTGGTTTTGTCAGCTCTTTGGCTGGACGCTCCTCATTGCGGTGGAGTACATGGCTTATGTGCTGGAAGATGGATTTGTGGCCGACGCACTGTACCTGGCCATCGCCAATATCTTCCTGGGTATTACGCTGACGCACCTCTATCGCCTGATGATCCGGCGCTGGAACTGGGTTCGGCTGCCGTTTGTGCGGCTGGCTCCCCGGGTGCTGCTGTCCATCTTTGTGCTGGCCCTGATCATGACAATGGTCAACCTGCCTTTCGATCGGCTGATTGTGCCGCAGCACCTGATTGATGAGCCCTGGCCGGTTATCGGGTATCTGCTGAGTTGGGGGAAAACAATGCTGACGTGGGTACTGAGCTATACAGTTTACCATTATCTCGAACAGTCGCGGAACGCGGAGATTGAGAAAATTCTGCTCAAAACCAGCATCCGCGAAACCGAAGCCAAGGTGCTGCGGTCGCAGCTGAATCCTCATTTTGTGTTCAATGCGCTGAACAGCATTCGGGCGCTGGTGTACGAAAATCCTGAGAAGGCGCAGAAAGGCATCACGCAGCTCTCTAACCTGCTTCGTAACTCGCTGCTGGCCGACCGCCGTAAGACTGTTGAGCTACGTGAAGAAATCAAGACGGTCGAGGATTATCTGGCGCTCGAAAAAGTTCGCTATGAAGATCGGCTCAGCTGCAACTTCGAACTGGACGCCCGGACGCTGTTCTGGCAGGTGCCGCCCATGATGCTGCAAACGCTGGTCGAGAATGCCATCAAGCACGGCGTATCGAAGGCCGTTGGGGGCGGGTTTATTGAGGTGAAATCAACGATTGTCGCCGATAAGCTGCATATCATTATCCGAAATACGGGCGTACTGGGCGATAAAGAAGCATCGGGTGGCTTTGGCCTCGCCAACACGGCTCAACGGCTCGAACTGCTGTATGGGCCCGATGCTACGTTCCAGATTTTCCAGGAGGATGATAATATTGTCTGCGCGGATATCACTATTCCTGCTCAGTCGGAGGGTCTGTTCCGGCGGAGTGAAAAAGCAAAAACCAGTTGA
- a CDS encoding hotdog fold thioesterase — MKGGFDLSNLQFMHADSIVKHLGIEFTEAGEGFLTARMPVDGRTHQPFGILHGGASVVLAESLGSVASFMMLDDPTKQRAVGVEINANHIRAVRDGWVYGRCTPIHVGRTTHVWDIRITDEQGRTVCVSRLTIAVITNQ; from the coding sequence ATGAAAGGCGGCTTCGACCTAAGTAACCTTCAGTTCATGCACGCTGACTCCATCGTCAAACACCTTGGTATTGAATTTACGGAGGCAGGCGAAGGCTTTCTGACGGCCCGGATGCCGGTTGATGGCCGCACACACCAGCCTTTCGGCATTCTGCACGGGGGAGCGTCGGTGGTTCTGGCCGAATCGCTCGGCAGCGTCGCTTCGTTTATGATGCTCGATGACCCCACCAAACAACGGGCCGTTGGGGTTGAAATCAACGCCAACCACATTCGCGCCGTGCGCGACGGCTGGGTGTATGGCCGCTGCACACCCATTCATGTCGGTCGGACAACCCACGTCTGGGACATTCGCATCACCGACGAACAGGGCCGCACAGTTTGCGTAAGCCGGCTGACGATTGCGGTAATAACCAATCAGTAA
- a CDS encoding LytR/AlgR family response regulator transcription factor yields MKTLIIDDERLARNELRRLLDNFPKIQIVGEAANADEALPMIDELEPDLLFLDIQMPGKNGFELLQSIEGKTPEVIFTTAYDEYAIKAFEFNALDYLLKPVELARLSEAIHRVEEEQHIPEPGATPTGPATKILGENDQVFVKDGEKCWFVKLGKVRLFESMGNYVRLYFDDQKPLVLKSLNALEDRLNPATFFRANRKHIINLQWIEKIEPWFSGGLLVTLRGGDKIEISRRQAIRFKDLLSL; encoded by the coding sequence ATGAAAACCCTGATCATTGACGACGAACGCCTGGCCCGCAATGAACTGCGTCGGCTGCTCGACAACTTCCCGAAAATCCAGATTGTGGGCGAAGCCGCCAACGCCGACGAAGCTCTCCCGATGATTGATGAACTGGAACCAGACCTGTTGTTCCTGGATATTCAGATGCCGGGCAAAAACGGCTTTGAACTGCTGCAGTCCATCGAAGGCAAAACCCCGGAGGTTATCTTCACGACGGCTTACGACGAATACGCAATCAAAGCGTTTGAGTTCAACGCGCTCGATTACCTGCTCAAACCGGTTGAACTGGCCCGGCTGAGCGAAGCCATCCACCGCGTAGAAGAGGAACAGCATATTCCCGAGCCCGGCGCAACGCCAACCGGACCGGCTACGAAGATTCTGGGCGAAAACGATCAGGTATTCGTCAAGGACGGCGAAAAATGCTGGTTTGTGAAACTAGGGAAAGTCCGGCTGTTTGAGTCAATGGGCAATTACGTCCGGCTATACTTTGACGACCAGAAACCGCTAGTGCTCAAATCCCTGAATGCACTCGAGGACCGGCTGAATCCCGCTACGTTCTTCCGCGCCAATCGCAAGCATATTATTAATCTGCAGTGGATCGAAAAAATTGAGCCCTGGTTCAGCGGGGGCTTACTGGTTACGTTGCGGGGGGGCGATAAAATCGAAATAAGTCGTCGGCAGGCTATTCGGTTTAAAGATTTACTAAGTTTGTAG
- a CDS encoding chorismate-binding protein, with amino-acid sequence MQSDHVINYVITEQPTAVDLWETARTLGFPAALWRLPNQHDKHLIVSFDEVLPRVPADLEELPAGFALSPFDNLDFGTDTPPRTLFLRADVHAVVPQNGPAEVTYAAGQASDLFQETLTSAAGRLVSPESAPTVLVSLPDPDAEIQYVQNVAEAVEAMQRGEFRKVVLSRIKRVQFTDAPNAVALFDKLCETYPTAFVSAVSVPEKGQIWISATPERLVSVDPQGIFQTASLAGTQSAYLPDGTLKRPAEAMWSQKEIEEQALVSRYIIECFKKIRLREYLEEGPKTIVAGNLMHLGTRFTVDTQAVHYPQLGTVMLRLLHPTSAVCGTPRDVAFDFIRSHESHNREFYSGFLGPVNINTNNEGAASNLFVHIRCMKLEGRVATLYAGAGLTEDSVPEHEWQETEMKCQTLLRCLAV; translated from the coding sequence ATGCAATCTGATCACGTCATCAACTACGTTATAACCGAACAACCCACAGCTGTTGATTTGTGGGAAACAGCGCGAACCTTAGGGTTTCCGGCCGCGCTCTGGCGATTACCTAATCAGCACGACAAACACCTGATTGTCTCGTTTGACGAGGTACTGCCCCGCGTGCCGGCTGATCTGGAAGAACTTCCCGCCGGCTTTGCGCTTAGTCCATTCGACAACCTGGATTTTGGCACCGATACGCCCCCCCGAACGCTATTTCTGCGAGCCGACGTCCATGCGGTGGTTCCGCAGAACGGTCCCGCTGAGGTTACGTATGCCGCCGGCCAGGCAAGTGATCTGTTTCAGGAAACACTGACCAGTGCAGCCGGTCGATTGGTTAGTCCAGAATCGGCCCCAACGGTTCTGGTATCGCTGCCGGACCCTGATGCCGAAATCCAATACGTTCAGAACGTAGCGGAAGCGGTTGAGGCCATGCAGCGGGGCGAGTTTCGGAAAGTAGTACTCTCCCGGATCAAGCGCGTGCAGTTTACTGATGCGCCGAACGCGGTTGCGCTGTTTGATAAACTCTGTGAGACCTATCCAACTGCCTTCGTGTCGGCGGTTTCTGTTCCCGAGAAAGGCCAGATCTGGATCAGCGCCACGCCGGAACGTCTGGTGAGTGTTGATCCGCAGGGCATATTCCAGACCGCATCGCTGGCGGGTACGCAGTCGGCTTACTTACCCGACGGCACCCTCAAACGTCCCGCCGAAGCGATGTGGTCGCAGAAAGAGATTGAAGAGCAGGCTCTGGTCAGCCGCTACATCATTGAGTGCTTTAAGAAGATACGGCTGCGTGAGTATCTGGAAGAAGGCCCGAAAACCATCGTGGCGGGGAATCTGATGCACCTCGGTACGCGCTTTACGGTCGATACGCAGGCTGTGCATTACCCGCAGTTGGGCACCGTAATGCTCCGCTTACTGCACCCGACCTCGGCCGTATGCGGCACCCCGCGCGATGTGGCGTTTGATTTCATTAGAAGCCACGAGTCGCATAATCGGGAATTTTACAGTGGCTTTCTGGGACCCGTCAACATCAATACCAATAACGAGGGAGCGGCCAGCAATCTGTTTGTGCATATTCGCTGCATGAAACTCGAAGGCCGGGTGGCCACCCTTTATGCCGGTGCTGGCCTGACGGAAGATTCGGTCCCGGAGCACGAATGGCAGGAAACCGAAATGAAATGCCAGACCCTGTTACGGTGTCTGGCAGTTTAA
- a CDS encoding DUF3298 and DUF4163 domain-containing protein, protein MKYFFAILFFGSTFFFSACKHRPSGAPALDRQHYDFTGAGRCDTTSNKGVNVSVSSFLLKEDSDGARLINDSLRRLSVGSIVDWLDSATVASNPAARTDLNKAASLFAADYETMLKDMGGLGGCWELKTQADTVYAAPKTLTVRFETYAYTGGAHPNSNMAYYTFDRETGRVLTLNELVSDTTALLTVVEKAFRQEQQLLPQYNLEERGYFLRDGRFFLPANIGLSRKGLICYYNPYEIAAYALGPIEVTVPYEQLNGILREEWL, encoded by the coding sequence ATGAAGTATTTTTTTGCGATCCTCTTTTTCGGTTCAACGTTCTTCTTTTCAGCCTGTAAGCACCGCCCGTCCGGGGCGCCTGCTTTAGACAGGCAACACTATGACTTTACCGGCGCGGGGCGATGCGACACGACCAGCAATAAAGGCGTGAACGTGTCGGTGTCGTCTTTTCTGTTGAAGGAAGATTCAGATGGCGCCCGCCTGATCAACGATAGTCTGCGTCGGCTCAGCGTGGGTAGCATTGTCGACTGGCTCGACAGTGCCACCGTAGCCAGCAACCCCGCGGCCCGCACAGACCTCAATAAAGCCGCTTCCCTTTTCGCGGCCGACTACGAAACCATGCTGAAAGACATGGGCGGGCTGGGCGGCTGCTGGGAACTTAAAACCCAGGCCGATACGGTCTATGCTGCGCCGAAAACGCTGACGGTTAGATTCGAGACGTATGCCTATACCGGTGGCGCACACCCCAACTCAAACATGGCTTATTATACCTTCGACCGCGAGACGGGTCGGGTGTTGACGCTGAACGAGCTGGTATCCGATACAACCGCCCTGCTTACAGTAGTCGAGAAGGCGTTTCGGCAAGAGCAGCAGCTGCTTCCTCAGTATAACCTTGAGGAGCGGGGCTACTTTCTCCGCGATGGGCGGTTCTTTCTGCCCGCTAACATTGGGTTGAGCCGGAAAGGGTTGATCTGTTATTACAATCCGTATGAAATTGCCGCCTATGCACTCGGCCCGATTGAGGTTACGGTTCCTTATGAGCAACTCAACGGCATTCTGCGCGAGGAATGGTTATAG